A stretch of Fulvia fulva chromosome 4, complete sequence DNA encodes these proteins:
- a CDS encoding N-acetyltransferase 9-like protein, whose amino-acid sequence MKLNAHTALSTPTLLLVPYSEHHVPHYHEWMKDPDLQSATASEPLSLEEEYAMQRSWRGDRDKLTFIICQPLRQKDDREQRPGMSHVRVGEDDSPERMIGDINLFLFDAEIEEGEREVEELGGSGSGSVVGEVELMIARKSLQRQGFGRAALLTFIDYIHTHWPDIAAEYAQSGAITPQLSFLRVKINQTNVGSIRLFEGVGFIRTTEEPNYFGELELRFVPDLEGLRKQKGWEEVVELGYG is encoded by the exons ATGAAGCTCAACGCACACACCG CACTCTCAACGCCTACCCTCCTCCTGGTGCCATACAGCGAGCACCACGTTCCGCACTACCATGAATGGATGAAGGATCCGGATCTGCAGAGTGCCACAGCGTCAGAACCGCTCAGTCTCGAGGAAGAATACGCCATGCAGCGCTCCTGGCGGGGTGATCGTGATAAGTTGACGTTCATTATCTGTCAGCCTTTACGCCAAAAAGATGATCGGGAGCAACGACCTGGCATGAGCCATGTTAGAGTGGGAGAAGATGATAGTCCAGAGAGAATGATTGGCGATATCAATTTGTTCTTGTTCGATGCGGAGATCGAGGAGGGGGAGAGGGAGGTGGAGGAATTGGGAGGAAGTGGGAGTGGGAGTGTCGTTGGGGAGGTGGAGTTGATG ATCGCACGCAAATCCCTCCAACGGCAAGGATTCGGCCGTGCAGCGCTCCTAACATTTATCGACTACATCCATACCCACTGGCCTGATATCGCGGCCGAATACGCTCAGAGCGGAGCCATCACACCACAACTCAGCTTCCTGCGGGTCAAGATCAACCAGACGAATGTAGGCAGCATTCGGCTCTTCGAGGGTGTAGGTTTCATCCGGACTACTGAGGAGCCGAATTATTTTGGAGAGCTGGAATTGAGGTTTGTGCCGGATTTGGAGGGGTTGAGGAAGCAGAAGGGGTGGGAGGAGGTCGTGGAGTTGGGGTATGGGTAG
- a CDS encoding putative 26S proteasome subunit rpt4, with protein sequence MSDPERDHALEEYKNKLLDSREWEAKLKALRLEIKCLQHDFDVSEDNIKALQSVGQIIGEVLKQLDEERFIVKASSGPRYVVGCRSKVDKVKLKQGTRVALDMTTLTIMRMLPREVDPLVYNMSLEDPGQVSFGGIGGLNDQIRELREVIELPLKNPELFLRVGIKPPKGVLLYGPPGTGKTLLARAVASSLETNFLKVVSSAIVDKYIGESARLIREMFGYAKEHEPCIIFMDEIDAIGGRRFSEGTSADREIQRTLMELLNQLDGFDYLGKTKIIMATNRPDTLDPALLRAGRLDRKIEIPLPNEAGRLEVLKIHAESVQKEGEIDFESVVKMSDGLNGADLRNVVTEAGLFAIKDYRESVSQDDFNKAVRKVAESKKLEGKLEYQKL encoded by the exons ATGAGCGACCCGGAGAGAGATCACGCGCTGGAGGAGTACAAGAACAAGCTGCTGGACTCGCGAGAATGGGAGGCGAAGCTCAAGGCGCTGCGGTTAGAGATCAAGTGCCTACAACACGACTTTGACGTATCAGAAGACAACATCAAGGCGCTGCAAAGTGTCGGTCAGATCATCGGAGAAGTGCTTAAGCAGCTTGACGAGGAGCGCTTCATCGTCAAGGCATCATCGGGACCTCGATATGTTGTTGGATGTCGGTCAAAGGTGGACAAGGTCAAGCTGAAGCAGGGCACACGAGTCGCACTCGACATGACGACACTCACAATCATGCGCATGCTTCCCCGAGAAGTCGATCCGTTGGTGTACAACATGTCGTTGGAGGATCCCGGACAGGTGTCGTTTGGTGGGATCGGTGGACTGAATGACCAGATCAGAGAACTCCGAGAGGTCATCGAGCTGCCGCTGAAGAATCCCGAGCTGTTTTTGCGAGTCGGCATCAAGCCTCCTAAGGGTGTGCTGCTATACGGCCCTCCTGGTACTGGCAAGACACTCCTCGCAAGAGCAGTCGCCAGCTCTTTGGAGACCAACTTCCTCAAAG TTGTATCGTCCGCCATCGTCGACAAGTACATTGGTGAATCGGCTCGCCTCATTCGCGAAATGTTTGGCTACGCGAAAGAACACGAACCCTGCATCATCTTCATGGACGAAATCGACGCCATCGGTGGACGTCGTTTCTCCGAGGGTACTAGCGCTGATCGTGAGATTCAACGTACGCTCATGGAGCTTCTCAACCAGCTTGATGGTTTCGACTACCTCGGAAAGACCAAGATCATCATGGCAACCAACCGACCCGATACCCTCGACCCTGCGCTTCTCCGAGCCGGACGACTCGACAGAAAGATCGAGATTCCACTGCCGAACGAGGCAGGTCGATTAGAGGTGCTCAAGATTCATGCGGAGAGCGTGCAAAAGGAGGGCGAGATTGATTTTGAGAGCGTGGTGAAGATGAGCGATGGCCTGAACGGAGCAGATCTGAGGAATGTGGTGACAGAAGCTGGACTGTTTGCGATCAAGGACTACCGGGAGTCGGTCAGCCAAGATGACTTCAACAAGGCAGTCCGGAAGGTCGCTGAGAGCAAGAAGCTTGAGGGCAAGCTTGA GTACCAGAAGCTGTAA
- a CDS encoding Enolase, protein MAISKIHARSVYDSRGNPTVEVDIVTETGLHRAIVPSGASTGSHEACELRDGDKSKWGGKGVTKAVANVNEKIAPELIKANLDVKDQSAVDNFLNKLDGTPNKTELGANAILGVSMAVAKAAAAEKKVPLYAHISDLAGTKKPFVLPVPFMNVLNGGSHAGGRLAFQEFMIVPSEAPTFSEAMRQGSEVYQKLKSLAKKKYGQSAGNVGDEGGVAPDIQTAEEALELITQSIEEAGYTGKIKIAMDVASSEFYKSDEKKYDLDFKNPDSDKSKWITYEQLAQQYRDLASKYPIVSIEDPFAEDDWEAWSYFYKNSDFQIVGDDLTVTNPTFIKKAIDTKACNALLLKVNQIGTISEAIQAAKDAYGAGWGLMVSHRSGETEDVTIADIAVGLRAGEIKTGAPARSERLAKLNQILRIEEELGKEAVYAGTQFRNAVNL, encoded by the exons ATGGCTATCTCCAAGATCCACGCACGCTCCGTCTACGACTCTCGCGGTAACCCAACCGTCGAGGTCGACATCGTTACCGAGACCGGCCTGCACCGCGCCATCGTTCCATCCGGTGCTTCCACCGGCTCCCACGAGGCCTGCGAACTCCGTGACGGCGACAAGAGCAAGTGGGGCGGCAAGG GTGTCACCAAGGCTGTCGCCAACGTCAACGAGAAGATCGCGCCAGAGCTGATCAAGGCCAACCTGGACGTCAAGGACCAGTCGGCTGTCGACAACTTCCTTAACAAGCTCGATGGCACCCCAAACAAGACTGAGCTTGGTGCCAATGCCATTCTCGGTGTCTCCATGGCCGTCGCCAAGGCTGCCGCAGCAGAGAAGAAGGTCCCACTCTACGCACACATCAGCGACCTCGCAGGCACCAAGAAGCCATTCGTCCTCCCAGTGCCATTCATGAACGTGCTCAACGGTGGCTCCCACGCTGGTGGTCGTCTCGCTTTCCAGGAGTTCATGATCGTCCCAAG CGAAGCACCAACTTTCTCCGAGGCCATGCGTCAGGGTTCTGAAGTCTACCAGAAGCTCAAGTCTCTCGCCAAGAAGAAGTACGGCCAATCTGCCGGAAACGTCGGTGACGAGGGTGGTGTTGCTCCAGACATCCAGACCGCTGAGGAGGCACTCGAGCTCATCACACAATCGATCGAGGAGGCCGGCTACACCGGAAAGATCAAGATCGCCATGGATGTTGCATCCTCCGAGTTCTACAAGTCGGACGAGAAGAAGTACGACCTGGACTTCAAGAACCCAGACAGCGACAAGAGCAAGTGGATCACATACGAGCAGCTCGCACAGCAGTACCGCGACCTCGCTAGCAAGTACCCAATCGTGTCCATCGAGGACCCATTCGCCGAGGATGACTGGGAGGCCTGGAGCTACTTCTACAAGAACAGCGACTTCCAGATCGTGGGTGATGACTTGACTGTGACCAACCCAACCTTCATCAAGAAGGCCATCGACACCAAGGCTTGCAACGCTCTCCTCCTCAAGGTCAACCAGATTGGTACCATCTCCGAGGCCATCCAGGCTGCCAAGGATGCTTACGGTGCCGGATGGGGCCTCATGGTCTCTCACCGCTCTGGTGAGACTGAGGACGTCACCATTGCTGATATCGCTGTCGGTCTCCGAGCTGGTGAGATCAAGACTGGTGCTCCAGCACGTAGCGAGCGTCTGGCCAAGCTGAACCAGATCTTGAGAATCGAGGAGGAGCTCGGTAAGGAGGCTGTCTACGCCGGTACTCAGTTCCGCAACGCTGTCAACCTTTAA
- a CDS encoding Glutaminase, protein MKSPIPDYLNRVLDHARPDESGAPAGYIDVLAKADTSRLAVAIAMVDGNVYSAGDDQAEFSIQSISKAFVYALAIEDAGLEHVVEKIGVEPSGDAFNELSLHKESNRPMNPMINAGAITAHSLVVGPNATAEERTDRILKVMSKLAGRELKVCEEVYEAEMKDFDRNMGLAHMLKAAGIISCNPPEVVKGYIRQCSINVTVRDLALMAATLSNAGYHPVTNEKIFPHDSVRQVLSVMTTCGMYDAAGDWVSNVGIPAKSGVAGGILGALPGQVGLAAFSPKLDDKGNSVRGVRICEKLSRDMGFHMMDVSQIARSTVATAIAKIKTADDHDPNCNRRIAIFHMRGAVRFAGSEILTRALTRMLGEEDPNDPGSGAYADACAVVISFRDVFSLNKVARRVVHEDINRLMAEDKNVVVIDPTGVLRWDPEGKDRHPKVVDDQSQAREYIGGAGCSASVEEDW, encoded by the exons ATGAAATCCCCCATTCCGGACTACCTCAACCGCGTCCTCGACCATGCCCGCCCAGACGAATCCGGAGCTCCAGCAGGCTATATCGATGTGCTGGCCAAGGCCGACACCTCCCGCCTGGCCGTAGCGATTGCCATGGTCGATGGAAATGTGTACTCAGCGGGTGATGATCAAGCTGAGTTCTCGATACAATCGATCAGTAAAGCTTTCGTCTACGCTCTCGCCATCGAAGATGCGGGGCTCGAGCACGTCGTGGAGAAAATCGGTGTCGAGCCATCTGGTGATGCCTTTAACGAGTTGTCCCTTCATAAAGAATCCAATCGCCCGATGAATCCAATGATTAATGCCGGTGCCATTACTGCACACTCGCTGGTCGTGGGCCCCAATGCGACAGCGGAGGAGCGGACGGATCGGATCTTGAAGGTGATGTCGAAGCTTGCCGGGAGGGAGTTGAAGGTGTGTGAGGAAGTTTATGAGGCCGAGATGAAGGACTTTGATCGTAATATGGGACTGGCTCATATGCTGAAGGCGGCGGGGATTATCAGTTGCAATCCGCCCGAGGTGGTGAAGGGCTATATCCGGCAGTGCTCCATCAATGTTACTGTGAGGGATCTGGCGTTGATGGCGGCGACGCTGAGTAACGCTGGTTATCATCCTGTGACGAACGAGAAGATCTTTCCGCACGATAGTGTGAGGCAGGTGTTGTCGGTTATGACGACTTGTGGGATG TACGATGCAGCTGGCGACTGGGTCTCGAACGTTGGTATACCCGCGAAATCTGGTGTGGCCGGCGGGATCCTGGGGGCCCTACCAGGACAAGTCGGCCTGGCAGCATTCTCGCCTAAACTGGATGACAAAGGTAACAGCGTCCGCGGAGTCCGTATCTGCGAGAAGCTGTCACGGGATATGGGCTTCCACATGATGGACGTCAGCCAAATTGCTCGCTCCACCGTTGCCACAGCTATCGCCAAGATCAAAACGGCAGACGACCACGATCCTAATTGCAATCGCCGCATTGCTATCTTCCACATGCGTGGTGCGGTACGATTCGCTGGGTCGGAGATCTTGACGCGGGCCTTGACTCGAATGCTAGGGGAGGAAGACCCTAACGATCCAGGCTCAGGTGCCTACGCAGATGCATGTGCGGTCGTGATCTCGTTCCGCGATGTCTTCTCCCTGAACAAGGTTGCGAGACGGGTTGTTCATGAGGACATCAATCGGTTGATGGCAGAGGACAAGAATGTCGTGGTGATAGATCCAACAGGAGTCTTGCGATGGGATCCAGAGGGTAAGGATAGGCATCCTAAGGTGGTCGATGATCAGAGCCAGGCCAGGGAATACATTGGTGGCGCAGGCTGCTCTGCATCGGTAGAAGAGGACTGGTAG